In Salvia hispanica cultivar TCC Black 2014 unplaced genomic scaffold, UniMelb_Shisp_WGS_1.0 HiC_scaffold_1087, whole genome shotgun sequence, a single window of DNA contains:
- the LOC125197926 gene encoding protein IQ-DOMAIN 11-like codes for MDMIQKRKLRCIKVQAAFRGYLARKALRALKGVVKLQALIRGWAVRQQAINTLKCLQSIVNIQSEVFSNKCERVTELRCKDYKSQDFSEKDIKVDLNSQKRWDDSTLTKEELKALLLTKREASIKRERVREYYLNHRRSAETERDKVYGRRRYWLEQWVDSQLAKSESPGNLIGTLSANSRNIDEIGGKLRNFQKQYQADVSESPAYVPRKPYHHRKQRSTGDETLFVVLLSFLHTWPRQNLPKRKLDQRAPQDYDHLVLMYVLRLPLLISISCLQYHLLTVS; via the exons ATGGACATGATACAAAAGCGA AAGCTTCGCTGCATCAAAGTTCAAGCTGCATTTCGTGGTTATCTA GCTAGGAAAGCACTACGAGCACTGAAAGGAGTCGTCAAGCTTCAAGCTCTTATTCGAGGTTGGGCTGTTCGACAGCAAGCTATCAACACCCTCAAGTGTCTGCAGTCCATAGTAAACATCCAATCAGAAGTTTTCTCAAACAAGTGTGAAAGAGTTACGGAGTTGCGGTGTAAAGATTACAAATCACAGGATTTCAGCGAAAAGGACATAAAG GTAGATCTCAACAGCCAAAAGAGGTGGGATGACAGTACATTGACCAAGGAAGAGCTAAAAGCCCTGCTTCTTACTAAAAGAGAGGCTTCTatcaagagagagagggtTAGAGAATACTACTTGAACCACCGG AGATCTGCAGAAACAGAACGTGACAAGGTATATGGGAGACGGAGATATTGGTTAGAACAGTGGGTAGATTCCCAGCTAGCTAAAAGTGAAAGTCCAGGCAATTTGATTGGAACCTTGTCAGCTAATTCAAGAAACATAGATGAAATTGGGGGCAAACtgagaaattttcaaaagcaATATCAAGCAGATGTTTCAGAGTCTCCTGCATATGTCCCAAGAAAACCATATCATCATAGGAAGCAGCGGTCCACAGGAGATGAAACTTTATTTGTGGTTCTCCTATCATTCCTGCATACATGGCCTCGACAGAATCTGCCAAAGCGAAAGCTAGATCAACGAGCTCCCCAAGATTACGACCACTTAGTTTTGATGTATGTTCTGAGATTACCTCTCCTTATAAGCATAAGCTGTCTCCAATATCATCTATTAACAGTGAGCTGA